A DNA window from Purpureocillium takamizusanense chromosome 9, complete sequence contains the following coding sequences:
- the rrg1 gene encoding Protein-lysine N-methyltransferase rrg1 (EggNog:ENOG503P19V~COG:A) codes for MATPSDLPQMWEKPSYGALVDALAGLELAPPVWSHDRRRDDILAEQESLATQLKAETSRYLSSVIKSPLNWLAHDDEREHVWELASRRMSERCGRSAMGDITRRWPFSPRGDALNGSDETSSPNPTALMASYEPFELIIREPALTGDSLGFKTWGSSYVLAQHLPRLGATSLFGFFDESLGHSPPSVLELGSGTGLLGLAAAALWKVPVALSDLPNIVPNLKHNADANAALVEARGGSLAVGPLTWGGDEDETDQELFGTPFQFKIVLAADPLYDDEHPTLLASAIGQHLALGPESRAVVMVPQRDATTVRLLAAFKQAMLDLEAPLACDEEDFLAGEDDWEGAEEGGGVRCWLGVFSRGGTPMSLC; via the exons ATGGCTACGCCATCCGACTTGCCCCAGATGTGGGAGAAGCCCAGTtacggcgccctcgtcgatgccctcgcgggcctggagctcgcgccgccggtaTGGAGCCAcgatcgccgccgcgacgatatcctcgccgagcaggagtCGCTCGCCACGCAACTCAAGGCCGAGACTTCTCGCTACCTCTCCTCCGTCATCAAGAGCCCCCTGAACTggctcgcccacgacgacgagcgagagCACGTCTGGGAACTGGCCAGCCGGCGCATGTCGGAGCGCTGCGGCCGCTCCGCCATGGGCGACATCACTCGGCGCTGGCCCTTTTcgccccgcggcgacgcccttAACGGTAGCGATGAGACTTCGTCCCCGAACCCGACCGCCCTGATGGCCTCGTACGAGCCCTTTGAGCTTATCATCCGCGAGCCCGCGCTCACGGGGGACTCCCTCGGCTTCAAGACGTGGGGGTCCTCGTacgtcctcgcccagcacttgcctcgcctcggtgCCACGTCCCTCTtcggcttcttcgacgagTCCCTGGGccactcgccgccgtcggttCTCGAGCTCGGGTCCGGCACCGGTCTGCTgggcctcgctgccgcggcgctgtGGAAGGTCCCCGTTGCGCTGAGCGACCTGCCCAACATCGTACCCAACTTGAAGCAcaacgccgacgccaacgcgGCCTTGGTGGAGGCCAGGGGAGGATCTCTAGCGGTCGGTCCGCTGACGTGGGGAGGTGACGAGGATGAGACTGACCAGGAGCTCTTTGGAACTCCTTTTCAGTTCAAG atcgtcctcgccgctgaCCCTCTTTACGACGATGAACACCCCACACTGCTGGCGTCCGCCATCGGGCAGCACCTGGCGCTGGGGCCAGAgtcgcgcgccgtcgtcatggtccCGCAGCGGGACGCCACGACGGTGCGCCTACTCGCCGCCTTCAAGCAGGCCATGCTTGACCTGGAGGCGCCACTAGcctgcgacgaggaggacttcctggcgggcgaggacgactgGGAGGGTGCtgaggagggcggcggcgtgcgctgctggctgggcgtGTTTTCGAGGGGCGGCACGCCGATGAGTCTTTGCTGA
- a CDS encoding uncharacterized protein (EggNog:ENOG503PRFT), which yields MVGSATYTDAEIAWILDQALAGTKASDIQNGFRRFGRGLSASQLRYVKGKYGRDPRFNSPLINRPIHPTTSVTETSPQGAPALPSTEALAATTPSLPPARAPTPTYAAVIYTGPNSVPPRVLLPPETAIPPQLAGVRRPREDEDASVRAIQEQSGAKRQRLEGQQDIATTAQSVDNSKNTAHYTNEDLVRMLSHPSVYNTPQYHAHRFQAGYMPVDPSMTVNMSPSIGFSMSANPQIRPHQQSSTVPSPGVAGSSADSAHVQASTFNPALGLHLPTSYDNNPEPEPEQASTFNSALGLHLPTASNHPSPAQGQISTFNSALGLHLPVGDNGNNNNTTSQQRQTSTFNSALGLHLPTPTASMQGQTSTFNSALGLHLPAPSNDPVPMQGQTSTFNSALGLHLPSNISNANNTSSATMYNPSLGLHLPVAHSNLSLPASTRTSATGLHLPSPTMTNRPAEATSRPAHTIVDPLAPRSAPVAAPADDPAPAPAPASPDSLFGDDPEDLELPSSPPGAPIPSLADGEADAAPTGHM from the exons ATGGTAGGGTCCGCTACGTACACGGATGCCGAGATTGCCTGGATCTTGGACCAGGCCCTCGCGGGCACCAAGGCTTCCGATATCCAGAACGGCTTTCGGCGGTTCGGCCGGGGCCTCAGCGCGAGCCAGCTTCGCTACGTCAAGGGAAAATATGGCCGCGATCCCAGGTTTAA TAGCCCTCTCATCAACCGACCGATCCACCCGACTACGTCTGTCACAGAAACCAGTCCACAGGGCGCTCCTGCCCTCCCGTCCACCGaagcgctcgccgccaccacgccgTCTCTGCCCCCGGCTCGAGCTCCCACTCCCACCTATGCGGCTGTCATATATACCGGTCCCAATTCCGTGCCACCCCGGGTCCTGCTTCCTCCCGAAACCGCCATACCACCTCAGCTTGCTGGAGTCAGACGGCCCCGCGAGGACGAAGATGCGAGCGTCAGAGCTATACAAGAACAATCTGGTGCCAAGCGACAGAGACTCGAGGGGCAGCAAGA CATTGCCACAACGGCTCAGAGCGTGGACAACTCTAAGAATACGGCTCACTACACCAACGAAGACCTCGTGCGGATGTTGAGCCACCCCTCGGTCTACAACACACCCCAGTACCATGCCCATCGCTTTCAAGCCGGCTACATGCCCGTCGATCCCTCCATGACGGTAAATATGTCGCCGAGTATTGGCTTCAGCATGTCCGCAAACCCCCAGATACGGCCTCATCAACAATCCTCAACCGTTCCCAGTCCTGGCGTTGCCGGAAGCTCTGCCGACTCTGCACACGTCCAAGCGAGCACCTTCAACCCTGCTCTCGGTCTTCATCTCCCTACCTCGTACGACAACAATCCAGAGCCCGAACCGGAACAGGCATCTACATTCAACTCGGCCTTGGGCCTCCATCTACCGACTGCGAGCAACCATCCTTCACCGGCTCAAGGACAGATCTCGACCTTCAACTCGGCCCTGGGGTTACACCTTCCTGTCGGGGACAATGGcaataacaacaacaccacatCTCAGCAACGCCAGACGAGCACCTTCAACTCAGCCCTTGGCTTGCATCTCCCGACTCCGACCGCGTCCATGCAAGGACAGACTTCTACATTCAACTCGGCCCTCGGCTTGCATCTCCCCGCGCCCAGCAACGATCCCGTACCCATGCAAGGTCAGACAAGCACCTTCAACTCGGCTCTTGGCTTGCACCTCCCCAGCAATATCAGCAACGCCAACAATACATCATCTGCGACCATGTACAACCCCTCGCTTGGTTTGCATCTCCCCGTCGCCCACAGCAACCTATCACTACCGGCGAGCACTCGcacctcggccacgggccTGCACCTCCCGAGCCCGACGATGACCAACCGCCCGGCCGAAGCAACGAGCCGCCCCGCCCACACGATCGTCGACCCGCTGGCTCCGCGTTCCGCTCCCgttgccgcccccgccgatGACCccgctccggctccggctccggcctcgccggACAGCCTGTTTGGCGATGACCCGGAGGACCTCGAGCTcccgtcgtctccccccGGCGCTCCGATCCCGTCACTCGCAGACGGGGAGGCTGACGCCGCTCCCACCGGCCACATGTAG
- a CDS encoding uncharacterized protein (EggNog:ENOG503NUC5), giving the protein MALEAPLRSSTGHLHFPFAREGEMSASPETDGLRSPMRVVSSPPASTDASMLRPSSAQRVSSHPINILSPSDIVGPSPVTSNGTETTEIEDDVSEEVEQAHTTDLDAVRRSELLMLSTNLPEHLRQPNSEEAVSVIHAPESFASWTSTEPTAQASQPSERSLSRDHDNDPASLKNEHRKSQPPPTRPPISTDVKPVRHSIDSAATPRAQDLQDMLSDSSRLRSSSTSSLEKIDEQTEAEGDEYEDDDYPGIPDIIPVDDEITALRTALQECWTLCNTLATLSSIHRARVFNNSGTPDAHEKAWKSCWKLCQRLYENQDVDSASLNVRMNLDMCRDFCQALFDIRQRKDETADSVLRVSFELNNHLYSAQDSRNLPEAFRERTLDFYITLCHRLMKQRSELAEETDHLLSACWSLAEMLFSLRQNRRDGRPPDEELLGSAVQACWDLCDIFRDGWTQIRPDRNTPRPSQTSFFPTQPSDQTGRESRQSNRSSLHSKRESVKSTHQEERPRKPPPVPETPVTEFEDTPVSPESRSPQMPNIMVLGTTSDNGRGGRWSSNASNMSSYSRSSNRTSSTATTTTATEDPNISRCKILVLRAAMNLGFDREAITDPKAGAAALQKYVQGLPTGSFGSLPGQTTLLQQYKNAVLTDSFIPRNQALPVRGKRVIAQDMAKSVQAMCNSSPRYGYLRELFKFVFQFSVDEAEARRNVSSIVV; this is encoded by the exons atggcgctcgaggccccTTTGCGGTCATCGACGGGACATTTGCACTTTCCGTTCGCCAGAGAGGGAGAGATGTCTGCATCGCCAGAGACCGACGGGCTTCGCTCTCCTATGAGAGTCGT GTcatccccgcccgccagcacgGACGCGTCAATGTTGCGACCAAGCTCAGCTCAAAGGGTTTCATCCCACCCCATAAATATCCTCAGCCCGAGTGACATCGTAGGCCCCTCACCAGTGACGTCGAATGGCACAGAGACCACCGAAATCGAGGACGATGTGTCGGAAGAAGTGGAACAGGCGCATACAACAGATCTAGACGCTGTCCGTCGCTCAGAG CTTCTCATGCTCAGCACGAACCTACCAGAGCATCTGCGCCAACCCAATAGCGAGGAGGCAGTGTCTGTCATCCACGCCCCTGAGAGCTTTGCAAGCTGG ACATCAACAGAACCTACCGCCCAGGCTAGCCAGCCAAGCGAGCGATCCTTATCCAGAGACCATGACAACGACCCAGCATCCCTCAAGAACGAACATCGCAAG TCCCAACCGCCTCCTACCCGACCGCCGATCTCGACCGACGTCAAACCTGTACGGCACAGCAttgacagcgccgccacTCCGAGGGCCCAGGATCTGCAGGATATGCTGAGCGACAGCAGCCGGCTACGATCAAGTAGTACAAGCAGCCTAGAGA AGATTGATGAACAAACGGAAGCAGAGGGGGACGAGTACGAAGATGACGATTATCCTGGCATTCCGGACATCATTCCCGTCGATGACGAAATCACGGCTTTAAGAACCGCGCTCCAAGAGTGTTGGACTCTCTGCAACACCCTGGCTACTTTGAGCTCTATTCACCGAGCCAGAGTCTTCAACAATTCAGGAACACCAGATGCCCACGAGAAAGCCTGGAAATCATGCTGGAAGCTATGCCAGCGTCTATATGAGAACCAGGATGTGGATTCCGCTTCCCTAAATGTCCGCATGAATCTTGATATGTGTCGAGATTTCTGTCAGGCCTTGTTCGACATCCGCCAGCGCAAGGATGAGACGGCAGATTCCGTTCTGCGAGTCAGCTTCGAGCTGAACAATCA TTTGTATAGTGCTCAGGATAGCCGCAATCTCCCAGAGGCATTCAGGGAACGGACCCTGGACTTTTATATCACGCTTTGCCATCGCCTCATGAAACAGCGCAGCGAGCTTGCCGAAGAGACTGACCACCTCCTGAGTGCCTGCTGGAGCCTGGCAGAGATGCTTTTTAGTCTTCGGCAAAATAGAAGAGACGGCAGGCCACCCGACGAAGAGCTTCTCGGTTCAGCTGTTCAGGCATGCTGGGATCTTTGCGACATATTCAGAGATGGCTGGACACAGATACGCCCGGACCGAAAcacgccgcggcccagccaGACCAGCTTCTTTCCCACCCAGCCGAGCGACCAGACTGGACGCGAGAGCAGGCAGTCAAACCGTTCGTCTTTGCACTCCAAGCGAGAGAGCGTAAAGAGCACCCACCAAGAGGAGCGCCCAAGGAAACCGCCACCCGTGCCAGAGACGCCAGTCACTGAATTCGAAGAcacgcccgtctcgccggaGAGCCGATCACCACAGATGCCGAACATCATGGTGCTTGGTACCACGAGTGACAATGGTCGTGGCGGCAGATGGTCGAGCAACGCGTCCAACATGTCTAGCTACTCGCGAAGCAGCAACCGCACATCGAGTACTGCCAccacgacaacggcgaccgAAGACCCCAATATATCTCGGTGCAAGATCTTGGTCCTTCGCGCAGCGATGAATCTTGGGTTCGATCGAGAGGCCATCACGGACCCCAaggctggcgctgccgcgcTGCAAAAGTACGTCCAAGGACTTCCGACCGGCTCTTTCGGCTCATTGCCCGGTCAAACCACCCTTCTTCAGCAATACAAGAATGCGGTTCTCACGGACTCCTTTATCCCTCGCAACCAAGCACTCCCTGTCCGGGGCAAGCGAGTCATTGCACAGGACATGGCCAAGAGCGTTCAAGCCATGTGCAACAGCTCGCCGCGATATGGATACTTGCGAGAGCTATTCAAGTTTGTCTTTCAGTTCTctgtcgacgaagccgaggcaCGAAGAAACGTCAGCAGCATCGTGGTCTAA